The DNA window GCTGGCAACGAATCACATGAGGGTGACGGATATCAGTACGGCACGTCACAACCGTCGAAAACTGCCGCAGATAGCCCGGCGGATAACTCCGGAGTGCCATTGGCTCACCGGTCACAAAAACGGCGTGCCCACTACGGCACTCGAGTGTTTTGCGATGCTTGCCTGCCGATTCGAACACTACCCAGTAATCGCACGAAGCGTCCTGTAGATCGGATCGGAAGTATGTGTCGCCCCATCGCCCTGCCGAGGCCGGCGTCTGCCGGGCTACAGGGTGATTGGAGTTGACCGATAGAAAGACCTGCGTCGACATGCGCCCATCTCAACGATGCAGAACACAAGACAAGTCTCATCTCACGAAAAGCACGTCGCCTTGATCATCCACTGGAAAATCGACAAGGTGAATCTTGAAACCCTGGCTCTCAAGCCAGCTTCGTACCTGGTGGTAAAGCGCGACACCCTCGAATACTTCGATTAGATTCACTTCAACCTGTATCGCCTTGACTTTCCTCAGCAACTGCGTCCCACCGCGCAGCGCAGGCAGCTCATAGCCTTGTAGATCAAGCCAAAGAAAATCCACCCGAGAGATCGAATACTCCCGAGCCCAGTCGTCCAGTGAAACGACCGGAACACTCACCGTTTCATCGAAAGTAACATCCGGATTCACGTCAAGGTGGGCTTTAGGTTTCAGAAGCGAACTGGACGCATCAGATCGCCCCGCACTTATATGCATTTCCATCGTAGATGCAGATTCGCCCAAGGCCACGTTATAGCGGTGAACCCGGCTGTCTGATTTCGTACGATTTTCGAGCCGGCGAAAAACTGCTGGGGCCGGCTCAAATGCATGAACTTCGCAATCTGGAATTGTCCGGCGGAGATCCTCCGTATCCGATCCGTCATGCGCACCGGCTTCAATGATGACTGGCTGTACCGGAAGGATGCTCTTGATGAGTTGCTTCGTTATCAATGGTAGGCGATGCTTGGGGATTCTTTGAAGCCCAAGCTTGGATAGGATGCTCTTTGCGATCTGCCTGTACATTTGACTCTCAACTGTTCGACTTGGCTAATTCGGCTGGTGATCAACAAGAACACTCTTCCACTCCAACAGCGGGAAAACGAGGCCGGGGTGATTACGTTCGTCTAGAACTCCATGAAAAGACGACACGCTGGTATCCAAATGGACCCGAAACCGAAGTACCGGGTTAAGGATGTTCAAGAGTGGTCTTACGCAATGAAGTGACATCTGCGGGGTGATATAGTATTCGCCAAGGTTCAGCAGGCCTGGCGGTATGTGGCACGTGATAACGTGCATTCCCGATTCTGGCTGCCGCGGAGGATTAAAGGAATCTGTTTGGTGTAGTCGCCATACCGTCGTGCCAGATTTGATTAGATCGAATCCTACCTTGAAGACGGCGCTAGGTTCTCTCACGCGAACATACATCCTAACATATATTGAGTCACTATTCAGTGCGTCTTCGACCAACTGGCCATCTGTGCCAACGATCTCAACCTTCTGCAGGTATGCAACCTCTGTATCGGTGTCTGGCTGCGGATTGACCCAAGTTGCAGCGCCCGCAGAACGGGTCAATTCGCGCTCATAGCGAATCAGGACGTCTTCGATGGGGCCTTCCATCGCCAGACGGCCCCCACTCAGCAGCGCTCCCCTGGTACACAACTGGCGGACCATACCTATATTGTGGCTGACGAAGAGGACGGTCCGCCCCTGCCCGGCCACTTCGTCCATTTTCCGCAGGCACTTCTTCTGAAATCCGACGTCACCTACTGCTAACACCTCATCGACGACGAGAATCTCCGGTTCAAGGTGAGCCGCGACGCCGAACGCAAGCCGCATATACATGCCGCTGCTATACCGCTTCACAGGTGTATCGATGAACCGTTCCACCTCGCTGAACGCCACAATCTCATCAAATTTTCTGACAATTTCCCGCTGCGACATACCGAGGACGGCGCCGTTCAGAAATATGTTCTCACGACCCGACAACTCGGGATGAAATCCCGTTCCCACCTCAAGGAGGCTTCCAACGCGACCCACCATTTCAATACACCCCGTCGTCGGCTGGGTTATTCGAGAAAGCACCTTAAGCAGAGTGCTTTTGCCAGCGCCATTCAATCCGACAATCCCAAGTATCTCCCCCTGTTCCACCTTGAGTGACACATCACGAAGCGCCCATAGCGTACGCGCCTCATCGGAACTATCGCGCGGACCCGACCGAAACGGTCTTCGGAGCGCAGACATGAAAGTTTCTCTCAGCGTCTTGTACGGCTGTGAGGTCCCGAGCAGATAGCGCTTGCTTAAGTTTTCGATCCTGATTGCGGTAGAAGGCATGACGAAGGTCTTCCATGGAAGCATGCACTAGGGTCGGCTGCCGCTCAGTTCGATTTCCGCCCATCCGGCTGTTTTGTTGGGAAGAAGCCAATACCCCTTTGTGTGAACATTGGAGTTAAGGATGCCGTCCGTAAGGCACGATGGACCAGTCGTCGCGACCAGAGCGCCACTGGCTGTCACCTTCGCACCGCCAATCGTGTTCTTGCCGTTCTGTAGCAGCTGGACTTCAGTCAGACCGCCGCCCATGTTGACCCAGCCGGTTACTTCAATCCGGAGTTTTTCGCCACGAATGTTAGGAACCATTACAGTGGTCGGCAAATCCTCATCAGCCGACCAATACAGCTTGATATTGTCGCGACGCCAAACGACCTTATCGGCGCGCGTAACAACGACGTTTACCGTCGTCGTCCCCCGATCACGATCCTGGCTGTTCCGCTGGTTCCAGAGAATCAGTTTCGCGGTTGCACTCCCGGGAGAGGACAACAGTGCGCGGCTCGTTTCATCGTACTGGCTTACCGCTTTGAGTCGCTCAGCATCCTGCTTCACATGCTTGCGGAGATAAACGTCATAGCATTGGACGGAGCGCTCCAACGAGTTAACTCGCGCCACGCCCGCCAGTTTGTCTGCCATCTGACGATACCAGTTCGCAACTTCAAGGCACTCGCCTTCTGCGAGCTCATCGAAGAGAGCCGGAGGCTTGGACACCATTTTCTCCCAAGCCTTATCCGGATGTCCCGCAGCGAGCTTCTTCGCCGTCTCGGTTTCTCCGACCTCGAGCAGATACCCCAGGATCAACTGTTCCAGATGCGCGACATCTCCTCCGTTCTGATCCAACTTCTGCCTCATTCGGTCGTACTTCTCGGCCGTCTGCTGTTTCGCCTGTAGGTCCTTGGCAGCCGTGACGAACTCGTCTACCCGCGCGCTGCGGATGCTTCGGGCGATGTCTCTTGCCTCGTTTAGTCGCTTGACCGCGTCAGCGTACTTCGCGTCGGACGCAAGATCGTCGGCTTCCTTTTGCAGGATCCCAAGGAGGAACTCACCCGCCTCGGCCCGCTTTGCGCCCGTCGCCCGCTTGTACTGGGCGGCGTACAGGTCCACAAGCTTGCCACGCCAATCGAGCTTCTCGGCACCTTTTGCACCGGCAATGATTTGCTTCGCGGCTTCGATTGCTGTAGCCAGACCGTCGGCGTCCTTTTGGCCCAGTTCGACGGCCCGCTGCAGCACCAGCCGTTGTAGATCCGGGGCATCCTTGAGGTCGGCGGCACGGGAAAGCAACTTCGCGGCGAACACTGCGTCGTCCTTGGTGAAGCTCGTCGCAAGAACCTTCTTCTCTTCGTCACCGAAGAGGGAGGAATACTCGGCATTGGGGTCAGCAGAAGCGACTGTCGGAACCATCATAAACAAGAACACCCAGAGGCCACGCGGAACAAGACGCCTTTGCGACCCTTTGCCAACTTGTCGTTCGAGGTGTTGAATCATGCTTCGCACTCCTCGCTTAAGGCCCTGACCGTACCGAGTTCGAATCTTAACTGGTGTTCAAAAGGGTAGTGATCTCCGCCAGGTAACTCATGCCGGCACATGAGCACTCAGTCGGAATAGCTCGACCCTGATCTCAAATCGGAAAGCTGAACGCCCGAACGTCTCGTTCCCAACTTCCACCGTGCCTGAAAACAAGTCACTACACGATATCCGCAAACGTCTGCTCCATCCTCCTGAAGTAATACAACCCGCCGATCAAAAGGATGAACGTGGCCGCGGTCGAAACCGAAAGCAGCAGTACC is part of the Humisphaera borealis genome and encodes:
- a CDS encoding FkbM family methyltransferase encodes the protein MYRQIAKSILSKLGLQRIPKHRLPLITKQLIKSILPVQPVIIEAGAHDGSDTEDLRRTIPDCEVHAFEPAPAVFRRLENRTKSDSRVHRYNVALGESASTMEMHISAGRSDASSSLLKPKAHLDVNPDVTFDETVSVPVVSLDDWAREYSISRVDFLWLDLQGYELPALRGGTQLLRKVKAIQVEVNLIEVFEGVALYHQVRSWLESQGFKIHLVDFPVDDQGDVLFVR
- a CDS encoding ABC transporter ATP-binding protein, translated to MPSTAIRIENLSKRYLLGTSQPYKTLRETFMSALRRPFRSGPRDSSDEARTLWALRDVSLKVEQGEILGIVGLNGAGKSTLLKVLSRITQPTTGCIEMVGRVGSLLEVGTGFHPELSGRENIFLNGAVLGMSQREIVRKFDEIVAFSEVERFIDTPVKRYSSGMYMRLAFGVAAHLEPEILVVDEVLAVGDVGFQKKCLRKMDEVAGQGRTVLFVSHNIGMVRQLCTRGALLSGGRLAMEGPIEDVLIRYERELTRSAGAATWVNPQPDTDTEVAYLQKVEIVGTDGQLVEDALNSDSIYVRMYVRVREPSAVFKVGFDLIKSGTTVWRLHQTDSFNPPRQPESGMHVITCHIPPGLLNLGEYYITPQMSLHCVRPLLNILNPVLRFRVHLDTSVSSFHGVLDERNHPGLVFPLLEWKSVLVDHQPN